Below is a genomic region from Ziziphus jujuba cultivar Dongzao chromosome 7, ASM3175591v1.
AGAGAATAACATATACAAAAGCAGTAGAGCTGCTAGAGGAGGCTGTGAAAAAGGGCAAGGTGTTTGATAATAAAGTGGAGTGGGGCATTGATCTGTCATCTGAGCATGAGAGGTATGCAAGTGCCATCATTCTTCTTTTGCCAGTTTATTGTGACACATTTCATTGAGCTTGTTGATATCTTGTTGGTTGCCCGTTTTATGCAGATACTTGACGGAGGTTAAATTTCAGAAGCCTGTTATTGTGTATAATTATCCAAAAGGAATCAAAGCATTCTACATGAGGCTCAATGATGATTCTAAGACAGTGGCTGCTATGGATGTCCTTGTACCTAGGGTAGACTGTTTTGCATTCATCTAATTTCCGTACGTCAGGGGAAGCATCAAGTTTGCTTATAAATTACAAGTTGATTTGCATCTTGTATTGCAGGTGGGAGAATTGATAGGTGGAAGCCAGAGGGAAGAGCGATATGATGTTATTCAAAGCAGGTATGAGCAAATGAGTCAcctttcgtttttgttttttgtttggaagccTAGGATGGAATTTGAAAGTGGTGTCTTTCCTTTCGCctacttgtttatttatttgtttatgaataTTTTGGAGTTGTGCTACAAAGTTTCCTTTTACAATggacaataaatttaataaagtgGGGAAATGTGATTGTGATGGTGGGCATTATGTAATCATGTTATTGCAGGATAGAGGAGATGGGACTGCCTGTAGAGCCATATGAGTGGTACCTTGATCTTCGTCGCTTTGGGACAGTAAAACACAGCGGTTTTGGATTAGGCTTTGAAAGAATGCTGCTGTTTGCTACGGGCATCGACAACATTAGAGATGTTATTCCCTTTCCTAGATATCCGGGGAGAGCAGATCTTTGATCATGTCATAGTATTcattagtaattaattttttggttttattcaCAAGATGTTTGAGCATTTCAACACGGCAAAGTTATCCTATTTTATCgagtgtttattattattattatttttatatataaaattaatcgtAGCGTTGATGCTTTTTGATTCCTAACTGAGAAATTTGTTGTATTGAAATGTATTGTTGATGGGGAAATGGTAGTTTCTTCTTTGAAGCATACTGAAGTCATTCCAGTTGGATTAAGAATATCAATAccaatatgatatatatatatatggaaattctatggtgaggacggtccgagAACCGcaatattagtgatggtttttcatagtattaacgacggtttcttagaaaattgtcacaaatactatgaaaaaccgtcatcaatactgtggtccgcatgaggaccgcacggactgtatatatatatatatatttatatatttaataattcttGGCAATTAAATGGtaattactttttacattttGTCAAATAAGATTTTCTATTCGCTCCATTTACTGGTTTTTTCGATCTTCTTTCGTACAAACACTcatgaaaaagaataataatagttggaaaaaaaaaaaaaaaaactttcctaGAATACTGATGGATCCAACATTTTTCAGCCTTTAATTTCTAGAACGTGAACCACTTTACAAACGAAGAAGTGAAGAAGAGCATTGAAGACCCTTCTTTCCTTCCTtccttccccaaaaaaaaaaaaaaaaaggggcccAATCCTTTTGATAATCCTTGATGCATTGTGGTCGTGTCGCATATTGCAACGCACGCTTACGCAAATGAATCGTATTGTATTAATCTGAAGGGAAGGGAAAAAGCCCCGCCCCAGTTTGTTTGCGTGTGTTAATTCTTGGAGCCGGCGGACAGACAAAAAGCGAAGAGTGAAGATTTGAAAGTGGAATAACAAAGCCAACGCCATGAAGAAGCTGACTAGAAAATGGAGAAAATCTCAGGAAGAAGATTCCTTTCTCCCAACTCGAGGAGACGATCCCACTCTCGACGATTACCGCCCTCTGGATATTCGTGGTAGGTGTCTCTTTTCTCTGCCcccttttttttgcttttgcttttaatACCCATTACATTACATGACATATGGAAGGATGATGATGGATCATACATGCATGCATACATACATTACGGCATAATCATCTATCAATTTAGACGCTGCAAacatttcaacattttttttttctggtttacAGAACAAGAGGAATTGATTCGTTCGTTTGAAACgagtcaagctcaacaaagTCGTTTATGGAGGGTAATTTTActatttcttattttctttggaTTTGTTGATTTTACTTTGCCTTTCTTTCCCTAGACGATTAACTGATTTCgctttctatttttccttttgacaTCTTTTTGAGTAGGGCGTGTTCGCAGCACTTCTCCTTTGTTTTGCTGGTTTTCTTGTATATTCCATCTTTCAGCAGCTTTCATCTCCTTGGGAACTGgtttaatttctttcatttttcttttcttttcttttcttttttttttttgagctatttcacatttgtctttttttttctgcacAATTTGGAAGAATACTGCTACAACTGGTTGTTTATTTAGATGTGGACTGTCAAGCTTGTGTCTTTTGGATCAGACATCACTGTTTTCTCTTCAGTCCATTGGgacttcaaaaaccaaaaaagcatGCATTGCTAACAATATTACTCTTACAAGTTGTGACTATTGGTTTATCGTTGATTGGCACCTGAAAGGAACACTTCTACAAGTGAATATCCAATTGAAAAGTTTATATATGGTTTTATCTTTTGTTGAAAAAGCAGAAGATTAAACAGTTACAAGCAAAAACTCTTGTTGTCCATGGAGTCGAGTTCCTTTAGTCTGTGAAGGTTGGATACATTTTTGTTGTCTTATTGCTTCAACATATTCAATGCGTTTTCAACCCCTCACTAAGATCAGACTAGGATGGCACGGTTGTATGCTCGTTTtgtttttctggaaaaatatattcatcaatttatCTAGTCCTGTCGGTTTGCTTTGATGAGCAGCGTTATCATGCCTACTTTATGGAGGATTTGGACTCATGGGTGATTATATCTGCAGGTTTTGCTCTCATACTTATCACACTTATATTCATTATCAGCTGATTGCAGGTCAATGGAGTGTTTAAGTGCTCATccaactttttattatttaattatttacttatgaTGTTTATAAGTTTTCCATGGTCTTTGTTGTtactttattttctgtttagtTGCTGGCTAATCAAGACTTTTAATAGATTGGGTAGCTGTTGTAGCGTGTTCTTTGGCTATCATAGGGCTGTTTCATGGTGATTCAAAGGACCGAAGGCAATGGATCTGGTACTCGTGCTTTTTTGGCATGGTACTTGTGGTTTTCTGGTTATATTTCATGTCAAGGTATGTGACTTATGTATTAAACTTCTTCATTAAAATTTTCGTATAATCAATCTTTAATCCATTTTAATTTTACTCAGAAATCTCTTTTGTATTTCTTCACTCGAGATCATTGTTCATTTGAGCAATCCATGACTGAACATGCTATGCAGTTAAAATTTTTTGGTCAGTCATCATGAAAATTATAATCTAAAATGGGTAGTCAAGCAGTTTTAAATGCTGCATAAACATTCAAttctttccttcttgttttgCTTACTCCTGGGTTGTCTTGGCCACGTTATGTATGTCATATGTTTCTATCCTATTGTTTTGTTGCTAGTATATAATAACGGACTCTTTGTTTACTTGCATGATGTTATGTAGACTGCCAAGATTTCGATGGGATGTAATCTGGCTTCCATTTGGACCCCTTTGGTATGTCATGAGCATCCTATATACAATTAGCTTGTGTGAATATTAAGTTTATGTTTTATTGAGTGCTACAAGTTGAACTTTTCAGCGGAGCTGGACTCTCTTTGTATGTGGATCACCTACTGTCCGAGTCATCGGAAGAAATAAGAAAACTTAGAAGCTATATGTACGCTCACAAAGCCCACTAAATGTTTTGTGATGGGGAATCAGCACCCTACCTACCTATGCAGTGTTTTTCCACCTCAAAAGGGTTGACTGATTGTGCAACCAATGTCAATTTTGGAAAAGGGATTAATAGCAATTTTGGGCAGGCAATCAAGTACGAAGGAAATGGATTTGCTATAAAAAAACGTGCTAAGTTGCCGACATGGATAGGAGAGTTTTACTGCTACTCCAAATGGGTTTTTTCACCCTGATTATGTTTTGGTCGAAGAAACTTTGTGACTACTAATCTTCTGTACTAATCTCAAAGTGTACCATCTATATCGCATTTCTTGAAGATCTATTTCGAATGGAATGTTTTAAGAGTTTGATTAGTTGGTAGTCACATTTGAGAAACTAGCAAAAGAGCTCACGTTCATGACGTATTCTATTGTGCTTAATATCCAGCTTTATTTAATTACGACCACCATACTTAATATAATCAGAACAGCCAGTCGGGGGCTAAGAAAGCTTTTGCAAGCCATACAGTCCTCATTTGACCAAATTATGTTTCCGTCTCTAGGCGGTCTTCAATTCTATTGATGCATGCATAAAATAACGCTCAGAACAAAGTACTTTTCCAGAGAGCAGAGTTAAAAAAACAACCATGCCAAGCATTCGTCTCAACTCAACAttcataaaataagtaaatcatcaaaaccaaaattctaGATAGGAACACAATAAACCGTAAATTATCTGAAAGATCCAGTCTTTTGTCCGATTAAATTCTAAAGGCTAAGCCAAAAAAGCCCAATGTAACTCTTACTTCCTATGGAGGATATAGTTACTTAAAAAACACAAAGGCACACAAATTAATCATCCTCGTCAATGATCTTGGTGCCCAACCCCTTCAGTCCTTCTGCTGGGATCTCTGCAACGGTAACAAGAGAGTAAAGCTCTTCCTTTGCATCTTCATCATCGTTCCTCTTGCGAGCAATACGCACCCGAATCCTTCTTGGAACACTCCGGATCCCCCTGCTCCAAACTTGTTTGTTCAACTTGACATCCACCCTTACATCATTTGTTCCCATGGCCTTCTGGGCAAACTTCCGGATCTCTTTAATGGCATTGGGAGCCTTCTTCTTGAATGTGCTAATTATCAGAACAATAAAAACAGTAAGAAAATGAGCATATTCCAATCTCAATGATTTtacaaatatttcaaaatgaaaagaaagaggcAGTGGCTACAAAGAATGATTCTCGTATAACGAGATGAAACAAAACCAACGAGCATCGGTGAGACGTATAGTGTTCAATAAGATTAAAAGTTTTAAGTTTCTTGATGGCAATATTATGCCTCCGCCAAGCACAAACGAAGAGGTGACACAGAGAGAGGAGGTTTCATTTGCATTTAGATAAATGTGCATAAACAGAAATCTCTTTGCGGGTACTACAATCAGGAACCAGCATTTGGCAGAGAGTTATTCGACCCAACTTTCTGCATTTACCCCACACCACgaaccaaagaaaaagaaatcccAGGATAGAAAATGAGTATCCTAATTCAACAACAAGGTCTACCGTTTAGACATCCAGATTCAAACCACCACTATCATCTCTCAGGCAACCTGGCCATAAAGATGTAGCAAGTATGCACCAACAGATACCGCCGCCTTAAATCcccataaacattaaaaaataaataaaacctctTGAGGCCCATCAATTTACACAAATTGAGAACCAAGTTCATTCGAGTCTAGCAAATAGCAGTACGTAATCCCAAAGTCCCTactgatttattattattattattattactattatttttcacAAGAAATCAGATGAAGCTTCCTGAAGCAATAAACCCGAATTTTCTTTCGACGAAAgcatgaaattgaaatttgcaTTTGATGAAACCTAAAAGACGaaacaaattaaacaagaaaataataataataataataataataataataaaagcatgaGTGGGTTTTTCTTATTCAGAAACAAATAGAAGGAGATTTGAGTAGGCACTTACCAGCCATGCAAGCGCTTGTGGAGGTTGATGGTATACTCTCTGGTAACCACCTCTTCCTTTCTACCCTTGCTCTTCTCCACCATTTTCACAGTCACTCACTCACTCTTAAGAGTCTTGGGGTTCCCAAGTAATGTAGAGGAAGAGTGAGGCGATGAAGGTGGGGAGGCTTACACTAGAAAAACGTTAACTCAAAACCCTAACTTTGCACACCCTAATAAAGCTCTATCAGATCCGCAAATGAGCTGTTGGGTTGGGTTGGAGATATTCAAGTAGGCCCAAGTTTAAGCCCATCCCAGAGTGGCGGACATGAGATGTCTTGAACGCGCccatcctttttttatttttattttttggcttttaaatGTCAaatcagaataaataaataaataaattagtttcTAATTATACAATAAAGAATATGAAATTAGATATGAGTAAGCTGCTTTGTTGTGAAAGAGCATAAGATATTAATGTTTATCACAAGAAAAAGAGCAGTCGAGATGCCCTATTTATGCGCAAGTGTTACAAAGTGAACTCCAAATATAAAACAAGCAAAATTTAATATGGATGTTCAACTTGACATCCAAATATTGGAAGATATTGTTTGGCACTTTTGGCTTCgatggtttatttttatttttacttttctagAAAAAGGGAAACAATCCAGCTATACGACACAATTTaacacaaatttttaaaaaagaattttgaaacaaaatcaaacatCCATTCaaagccttttttattttttatttattttgtatgattttgcatttgtttttcCTGGTGGTTTTACTTTATTAGACTAATATCTATGCATTTGGGCCTCAAACTGATTTGATTGGATCTAAggttttatttggaaaatatcaaaattgagagaaaaattaatttttaaaatttaattttttgaaaattaattgttttcttggtctgtttgataaaaaataaaaaaattagaacctataaataattaaatttaatattatattacaaattaaaaataaatatatatttaaaaaaatttaaaaatattttatctgaaattttttaaataatatatatatataaatagaaataatttttccatatatttttctttattaatgggAATCTAATTTTTTGAATCCACATTTTTCCACCTTATAATAAAcatctaaacaaaaataaatcatcatttttctaaaaaattttaattcccACTAATTTTATCTTTATCCAAATATACAGTAATAGTAATTTAGTAAGTAACcccaaattcataaatattccCTGATGACAACATATTCcaacaaataagtaaaatatTCATAGATTCTATATTTcggaacaaaatatttattaatacaaggtctagtaatttttttttttttaatcacctaaaaaaacaaagaaacattATTTCAATTTGATGTCCAGACGTACAATGATGAGCCATGAGTTTTTGGACTACTCAGAATCAATGGCGGATAGTGGAGCTCgcaaaacattatatataatatacattcaTCTTACAATAATACAGATGTATATTTCTACATGTGATCGAACAATGTGGCCATACAAAAAATTGCACATCCCAGTCTTATCCCAACAAGAATCCATAAAGCTCTGCTAATTAAGATAATAAAGTCAGTCAACTAGGATTTGAGGCTACTTCTTGAATATCTCCACAAGCTAACACCCAAGACAGTCAGACCAGCAAGCCCTGCTAAGATCTGCAAAACCAAAATTTGACATTTGAGTGCATGCTCAACCTTTTTAACAATAACAATCTCAAAATGACGAAATCTAAGACTGACCGACCTTAGCATCTCTACCATAACTGGTTCGACAAGATCCGATGTATGACGCTAGCACCTTGAAACGAGATTTTTGGGGCTTTAGAATCACTACTGTGTACTGTCTCTTGCATGGAAAAGGCAGAACTCTTTGTAGCGCCGACTGTGCTGTTGATGGTGTTAGAGATTTTATAACCTTGTATCGCCCTTCATCTTGAATCTGCAACAAAGACATAGAAATTGTaggataaatatttaatatttatcggAGTGCAAGAATGTGGTTTGCCGTTCCACTTCCTATCGGCAAAAGTAGCATTACCATGGAAATACCATCACTGTGTAGAGACTACCTCATAAGAAGCACCTAGATCACCAGAATAGACCCTTGACTGGTAGCTGCGCAATATCCTGTCCAGCCAGTAGTAATTTTCCTGAAGTCCATTTTCATGGGCTCTTTGCTCAATTTCAAGGATGGTTGAAACATCCTGATCTGAAGGCCCTTCCTCTTGGAGATGTAATATTTCATCCAAAGTAAGATCCACCTGTTTAGATGATATTGCAGAACCAAAACGAGTACTTCATTGGCCATTTAatcattaaaactaaaaatgacAAAATGGAAAATGTCTTACATAATACCTACCAGCTTTGAGGAGATTTCTGGATCACAGGAAAAATTTATGCATATATCACCACGAACATCACCTTTTCTTGAAGGCTTATTACCACCAAGGAATACTGAAACACCTACCGAATAGATCTGCAGCAAGGGGTAAGGTAAGCAGAGAATTTTTATGCCAAACATAAAGGAATTTAGTAGTATAAAACAGATAGGATACACACCTGTCCATGCTTGAATCGTAGAACCtgcattatttttgtttcaataagTTTGCTCAGAAACCCAACACGGTGAATTTCTTCCACCTGCAATTTGGATTTCTTCCCCCATCAGAAATTACATTATGAGCACCAGTACACCACAACAAATGAAGGTTCTAATCATGATCCTCAAACTTTTAATTGATATACAAAAAAGAGAAATGCACCATGGTTCCATTCTTCAGTTCCACAGGAAAGCATAGCTGGACCGAACATTGTGCTTCCACCATAGGGCTATGAACTGTTTCCCTACAAGCACATCAAATGTGGCACATggtatttgaatattttctagGTATTTGCATGTCGAATGGTATTGCATCTCATGTTTCAccaaaaggggaaaaaagaaaatagaagcaGTAGCATCCAAGCACCGAACCACGATAAAGTGACTAGATAATTGGATGAACGTTGCCTACTGGAGACCCCAATAAAAGATGATATTCTCATTTGtttcaaaacaaaatggaaaaca
It encodes:
- the LOC107424033 gene encoding uncharacterized protein LOC107424033 yields the protein MKKLTRKWRKSQEEDSFLPTRGDDPTLDDYRPLDIREQEELIRSFETSQAQQSRLWRGVFAALLLCFAGFLVYSIFQQLSSPWELRYHAYFMEDLDSWVIISADWVAVVACSLAIIGLFHGDSKDRRQWIWYSCFFGMVLVVFWLYFMSRLPRFRWDVIWLPFGPLCGAGLSLYVDHLLSESSEEIRKLRSYMYAHKAH
- the LOC107424034 gene encoding large ribosomal subunit protein eL31: MVEKSKGRKEEVVTREYTINLHKRLHGCTFKKKAPNAIKEIRKFAQKAMGTNDVRVDVKLNKQVWSRGIRSVPRRIRVRIARKRNDDEDAKEELYSLVTVAEIPAEGLKGLGTKIIDEDD